TAAACACGTAAACGTGCACGAGGGAGACTGGGTCACTGCCGGTGAGCCTCTGATGGACGGCCCGGTTGACCCCCACGATATCCTGAGCGTGCTCGGTCCACGAGAGCTCCAGAAGTACCTTGTGGACGAGGTGCAGCAGGTTTACCGTCTCCAGGGCGTGAGCATCAACGACAAGCACATTGAGGTCATCGTTCGCCAGATGTTGCGCAAAGTCAGGATCGAGGAAGCGGGAGACGCACCATTCCTTATCGGGGAACAGGTGGATCGATTTACCTTTGCCAGAGAAAACGAGGCTGTGATTGCCAAGGGCGGTATTCCGGCAACAGCGCGACCGATCCTCCTCGGCATTACCAAGGCATCGCTTACCACCGACAGCTTTATTTCCGCCGCATCCTTCCAGGAAACAACACGCGTGCTCACAGAAGCAGCGATTACAGGGGCTGTGGACGATCTCGTCGGTCTGAAAGAAAACGTGATCATGGGAAGGCTGATTCCAGCGGGAACCGGCATGACGGAATATCGGAACACCTATGTTGTTGTAGAGGAAGAGGTTTCCCAGCCAACAGAGTAAGGCTGAGGTAAAATCATTAAGCGGAGATTTGGATAGCGCGGAGACGAGGAAAGCGGCATTTTTTAGCATTGTCGGACCTGTGAGTAAACATAACATGCGCCCGCTAAAAAAAAACTTGACAATATGCTCATGTGACAGTATAATCATCAGGTTTTGACTCAACGTTTTTAAAAATATGCTATCCCTGTGATTATAAGGAGTAATTCTCGTGCCGACCATTAGTCAACTTGTGAGAAAAGGCAGAACACTGGCTGCCATAAAGACCAAGAGTCCTGCGCTCAGAAGCTGCCCTCAGAAGAGGGGTGTTTGCATCAGGGTATATACCACGACTCCGAAGAAGCCGAACTCGGCTCTCCGGAAGGTTGCGAGGGTCAGGCTCACGAACGGGATGGAAGTGACCACCTACATTCCTGGAGTTGGGCACAACCTGCAGGAGCACTCCATCGTGCTTATCCGAGGAGGAAGAGTGAAGGATCTCCCGGGTGTGCGCTATCACATAGTGAGAGGTACGCTGGATACCGTCGGAGTTGCAAATCGTAAGCAGGGCCGATCCAAGTACGGAGCGAAGCGGCCCAAATAGCAGTGGCAGCTTAATTGGCGCGCTGAAAGGCGCCACATGTAAAAGAGAAGGAACACCATATTATGCCGAGAAAAAGTGTCGTTGTAAAAAGAGAATCATTGCCCGATCCAAAATATCACAGCC
The Nitrospirota bacterium DNA segment above includes these coding regions:
- the rpsL gene encoding 30S ribosomal protein S12, with product MPTISQLVRKGRTLAAIKTKSPALRSCPQKRGVCIRVYTTTPKKPNSALRKVARVRLTNGMEVTTYIPGVGHNLQEHSIVLIRGGRVKDLPGVRYHIVRGTLDTVGVANRKQGRSKYGAKRPK